TTTGTCAAGTATCTGCTGGCATGAAGTGATGTTTCCTGTTTTATGTCCAGGAGAAGATTTGGTCAAATACTTGTTGTATCAGGGAGTGTGCTTGTGTCGTAAAGGAggtgtcccccccagtccctgcttCCCATAACAGTCTTGGTGCTTCTTGGTGGCGAGCTATTTGCTAAGAAAGGTTTTGTGCCCTTTTTCCATCCATGCCGATGACCTGTTCATTCCTAGAAATGTGCCGGGTGAGGGTGTGAGAGCATTGGAATTCAAAAAGGAGCAGAGTAGTCTCAGGCCTTGATGCAAGACAAGTTTATTGTGGGCAAAGGattgaaaagacaaaagaaaaagtggAAGGGATCATGTGACGTTCAAGTAGGGCAAACACCAGCAGCCGAAGtgctttgcttgcaggagccATTGCCAGAGTATCACTTCTGCTGTGTCAGGGGTGGTGCTGAGCGCCCTTAGCAGATGTAGCCGCCCCTTCTGCCATAGCAGCCCAGGCCTCCCAGGCCGTAGCCAAAGCCACCAAAGCCAAATCCACCAGagatgggctgtccctgggcattgagctcagtgcccagagcagcggAGGAGGTGGATCCGACGGCGgtgttctgggggaaggaggtcatgatgggtcctggcagggtgaccagcacaggggaagggttGATGATGACGTGGGAATCCTGgcattgcagggcacagggctcgtTGCAGCTGTTGGCCAGCGGGGTGGGTCCGCAGGGGCGGCAGAGGCTGTTGCAGGCCATGGGTGTGGTGTGGAGGGTGCCTGGAAGAGAAGGGATCTCATTAGACAGGGGTGTAGGGGTGCGAGGGGCAGTGATGCAAAAGGTTGAGGGAGTGGGGAGGGTGTTGTGGGGCTTTGGGGAGGTGTGAGGGCTGCTGATGCTCTTGCTGAGCTTGCTGGAAAGGAGAGAGGGGCCAGGGGTGCTGGAGAAGGAGAGTCAGGGGCTAGAGGCTCacctggtggcagcagcaggaggaggaggcttGAGGAGAAGTGTGTGAGGGAGAGAGGCTCTGGACCGGCTTTTATGCTGGTTCTGGGTGGGTAGGACAGCCTCATCCCTTGGCCTTGGGGCATTTTACTGGCCAGAGTTGCTGGTTGTCTCAGAGTGGTTAGTCCCGATGTGGGGATTGTTTTTCATCGTGCAAGTCTGCAGTGTCCTGTCCTACTTTGGAGGACGTGTTCATCTTACCTTGGCGGCAGCTTTTAAATGCAGGTGTTAGAAACCAAGGGCGGTTGATGATGATGTTTTCTGTGGAGGGCTGTGAACGTGAGCTTTGGACAGTGGAGTGTCAACAGTGAAGTCACCCAATGGCCCTGGTGTGCTGTGATTTGTGGGTGTCTTGTGGAGAGGGTCCTCATTCCCCCTGAATCACGTCAGGCTCATTTGggctttgctgctctgctggggatgATGGATGTGCCCTTGCATCACattctctccctccctgtcctgTTGTCAACACTCAAAACCTCTCTATATGTCAGGACTTTCTTGCTGGAGATGGGAAAGCAGTCCCTGTGATTTGGGGAGTCTTGTCATTCCCTGTAATGACTTGGGTTTTATTCGTCTATAGCACTTGTCTCAGCTGGCCCCAGCTAGGCCGTACTGTGAGGTCGCATTGCTGGGCTCTGAGTGACACCTAGAAAGGAAAGCTGGTGAAGGATAAGGAGATGATGTCTGTGGAGCACTTGAAGGATTTGGATGCGTTCAATTTTCAGAACAGAAGTGTTGACTTTTTTACTCTCTCACTGTACCTGAATGTAAATAATGACGTCAGTTTTACCTGGCCCATGAGTTGGGtactgttttccttcctgcaaCTCTACAATTCCACCTCCTGCTCTTGTGACCGTGTCAATGTGACCTTGGCAGCAGCCGTAAAGTGAGAGTTGGTATTTGGGAGGATTTGCTTGGGAGGTGTGTGTCAgagaaaccaaaataaaccacaaatGCCTAGGAAAATTGGGATGTCATCCATGAGTTCAACCCATGGGACAGGTGTGCTTTGGTTTGTGGTTGCATTTGAGAGAGGGACACGATTCCTTTACAGTCCTGTCAGGTTCCTCTGGACTTTTTGCCGGGCATTTGGACCTGTCCCTTTCAGTGCATTTACTCCCTCCCACCTTGCCCCTGGATTTCCAGGGACCTTGTTCTTGCACACAAGGAAGGAGTGTTTTCCCTTCCAAAGCATTGCGAAGTGCAGGTCATGCAAGGTGATGTGGAGCAGTTAGAGTTGATTTAGGATTGCAAAATCCATGTCTTAGTGGTCTCTGAGTTAcctacccaaaaaaaaaaaactgtaatgTGGGTGATGAGGGAGCCATGGCTGGTGTTTGCCTTCCTCCTGTTAGCAATATCTTTGGCACTGTTTCTCATCTTCATCATCCCAGACTATGCAAGGGTGTACAGCTGGTGTAAAGAGTCAGTGAGGTGGACTGATCTATTCATATAATATTGAAACAAGATGACCGGGAGCCTTGTGATGCAAAGTCAAGCTGGAGTCAAAGCTCAAATGAAGTAGCTCAAGAGTCATAACCATGCAGGCAACACTCTTCAACGTCCTCAAAAATGATGCGAGATGGTGTGAGCAGTTCTGAGGTCCCCAGGGGAGGTGGCCCATAGACTTGGTGAAACAAGGCCAGTTGAGGACCATTGAGAGATTCAGTGTCtggaggatttttcagagaggactgagagagctgggacttcCAGAAGACAAGGCTAGACGTGGGGTTATTACCAGTGTGTGTAAATCCCTAATGGCAGGGAATGAAGGCGAGGGATCACATCTGTTCTCAGTGCTGCACATGCAAAGGAAAAGTTGGCAAGGGCACAAGTGAAAACAGATGAAATTCTATGGGCAGAGCAGACAAGCCTTTTTCCATGTGACTTTGGTCACAGAGTGGAAGAGGTGCAGGAATCTTGGTGTCTAGGGAGGTCAAAACCTGAACTGTTCATGGTTCTGAAAATCCTTCTCTGGGTAGCCTTCCTTGACCCGCGGGGTTCGAAGCCCTTGCAGCACTTCCTGAGTTTCTCTGAGGGTGGATGATATTGTGGTTGTTTGTGTGGTTTGAGAGTTCTGATGGGAGGAGATATTGTCAAGGGAATGCCGGCATGGAGAGGCTTGTCCAGTGCAATGAGTAGGAGAGCATTGTTGTGTCAAAGCCTTTGGTATGGCAGGTGATATGTTTTTGTCATGTTCTTGATGATCCCCATTCAACCCAGCTTCCTGTGTCAGTCTTGGTTAGTACTGGTGTGGTTCTAGTTGTTTAGGAAGGTGTTGTGTCCCTTTGCAATCCACCATGGGTGAGGGTGCGAGAGCGTTGGGATACATAAAAGAAGAGATGTGTGAGACATGGAGGCAGGAAATCTTTGTTGAGGCAAAAGAATTAAAGGCAAGGAAAAGAACTTGAAGGGATCCAGGTTGAGGTGCAAGTAGGACAAGTATGAGCCAAGGtgctttgcttgcaggagctGTTGCCAGAGGCCAGAGCTGGAGGTGTCAGGGGTGGTGCTGAGGGCCCTTAGCAGATGTAGCCGCCCCTCCTGCCATAGCAGCCCAGGCCTCCCAGGCCGTAGCCAAAGCCACCAAAGCCAAATCCACCAGagatgggctgtccctgggcattgagctcagtgcccagagcagcggAGGAGGTGGATCCGACGGCGgtgttctgggggaaggaggtcatgatgggtcctggcagggtgaccagcacaggggaaggcTGGATAAGAACTCGGGAATCCTGgcattgcagggcacagggctcgtTGCAGCTGTTGGCCAGCGGGGTGGGTCCGCAGGGACGGCAGAGGCTGTTGCAGGCCATGGTTGTGGTGTGGAGGGTGCCTGGAAGAGAGAAGGGTGAGGCAGGGTGGGGGGGTGTGGTGGTGAGAGAGCGGTGAGGGAGTGTGGAGGGTGTTGTGGGGCTTTGGGGAGGCGTGAGGGCTGCTGAGGCTTTGGGCAAGCATGCTGGAAGAGGGGGCTAGGGGTGCCAGGACAGAATGATCAGGGCTCGAGTCTCACCTTGTAGTCTGCaggtgcaggaggagaagaCTTGAGGAGAAGTGTGTGCGGGAGAGAGGCTCTGGGCCTGCTTTTATGCTTGTTCTGGGTGGGTGGGACAGCCTTGTCCCATGGCCTTGGGGCATTTTGCAGGCCACAGTTCCTGGTTGTCTCAGAGTGGTGAGTCCTGAGGTGGGGAGTGTTGTCCatcccacagctgtgctgtgtcatgTTCTGCTTTTAAGTCCATCTTCCTCTGACCTTGTCGGCAGATTTTAAGTGCAGGTATTAGAGACCAAAGTCTGTTGATGGAGATGTTTTTTGTGGAGGGGTGTGGACGTGACCTGAGCTTTGGACAGTGGGGTGTCAACAGTGAAGCCACtccatggccctgctgtgctgtggtttgTGGGTGTCTTGTGGGGAGGTCCTCATTGCCCCATGGCCACATCAGGCTCATCTGGGATTTGCAGTCTTCTGACAGTGACTGGTGTCCATTTCCATGTCATTCTCTTCCTCCCTGTCCCATTGTCAACATTCTACACCTGTTTATATGTCAGGCCTTTCCTGGGGCATGTGGGAAAACAATCCATGTGATTTGGGAACTCTTGTCAGGTCCATGAATGTCTTGGCTTTTATTCGTCCATCGCAGACGTCTCAGCAGACCTTGGCTAGGTCATACTTTGGGGGCCCATTGCTGAGCTCTGAGTGACACCTAGAAAGGAAAACTGTTGAAGGATAAGAAGGTGATGTCTGTGGAGCTCTTGATGGACTTGGATACATTCAATTTTCAGAACAAATGTGTTgacattttttctctctaaagGTACATGAATGTAAATCATATCTTCAGTTTTACCTGTCCCAGCCTGACAAGTTATGCACTGGagactgttttcctttctgcaacCCTCAAATTCTATGTCCTGCTCCTGTGCTTGCGTCCATCTGATATTGGCAGCCGGTTTAAAGTGAGAGTTGGTATTTGGGAGGATTGGCTTGGAAGGTGCGTTTcagaaaaagccaaataaaCCACAAATGCCTAGGAAAATTGGGGTGCAGTCGTTGAGGTCAACCCATGGGACAGGTGTGCTTTGGTTTGTGGCTGCATTTGAGGGAGGGATCCCATTCCTCTACAGCCctgtgaggctgtgctgggctttggtggctgtgccaggctttAGGACCTGCCCCTTCCAGTGCATTTACTCCCGCCCACCTTGCCCCTGGATTTCAATGGAGCTTGTTCCTGCCGACAGGGATGGGACAATTTTTCCCCTACAGAGCGTTTCCAAGTTCAGCTGGTAGAAGGTGATTAACAGACATTAGATTTGATTATGGATGACAAAATCCTGTCTTAGTGACCTGTGAGTTACCTACAGAAAAAGAGAATCTTACTGTGGATTCTGAGAGAGCCATGGCTGGTATTGACCTCAACCTCTTAGCAATGTCTTTGGCTCTGTGTCCTTCCTCATCATCCCAGACTATGCAAGGATGTAGAAGTGGTGTAAAGGCTCAGTGAGGTGGACTGATCTATTTATATATTACTTGACCTGGAACCTTGTGATCCAATTATCAGGCTGTAGTCAAACTTCACATGAAGTTACTCAAGAATTGTATACGTG
This Haemorhous mexicanus isolate bHaeMex1 chromosome 1, bHaeMex1.pri, whole genome shotgun sequence DNA region includes the following protein-coding sequences:
- the LOC132327740 gene encoding feather beta keratin-like; protein product: MRLSYPPRTSIKAGPEPLSLTHFSSSLLLLLLPPGTLHTTPMACNSLCRPCGPTPLANSCNEPCALQCQDSHVIINPSPVLVTLPGPIMTSFPQNTAVGSTSSAALGTELNAQGQPISGGFGFGGFGYGLGGLGCYGRRGGYIC
- the LOC132334245 gene encoding feather beta keratin-like, translated to MPQGHGTRLSHPPRTSIKAGPEPLSRTHFSSSLLLLHLQTTGTLHTTTMACNSLCRPCGPTPLANSCNEPCALQCQDSRVLIQPSPVLVTLPGPIMTSFPQNTAVGSTSSAALGTELNAQGQPISGGFGFGGFGYGLGGLGCYGRRGGYIC